The Chitinophaga niabensis genomic interval CCGTGCTGCTGTTACCGGATGGAATGGAAGTTGTGTTCAGGCGTTTGTAGTAAAAGAAGAGTTGTCCTTCTCCATAAAACTCCCGTTTATATTCATTCCTTATTTCCGTAGCAATCACTGCGGTGAGCGGTACGTCTAACAATCCGCGGTTCTTTCGAACGGTGTTGAGATATCCGAAAGCCAGTGTTTTATCTGTTTCTGTTTCTGCCGCGATGTAATACATTTCGCTGATACGGATCAATGGAATGATATTGCGGTAGAGGGAATCTTTATGCTCTATATCGGAGAACTTAAAGAAGCAGCGGTAGTCTTTGATACCGTTACCGGGAATAGCCCATATAGCCACATTATTCCGATAATCTGCCGTGTTATTATTTTCGTAAGTGGCAGTTAATCTTGCCGGCAATGGTGCTAAGATATTCCGGGCTTCCAGAACTGGATCGAAGTAATTCTTTTGTTTATCTGCCAGTTTAATATCATGCAGGCCAAAGAGTATTTCTGTGTGGAAGATGCGATTGGGGTTGATCTTATTGGTGAGGATGTAATCTTTGTTGATCCAGGGGAACCTTCCTTCCTGTGCGGCAATCACTGTTTTAGCATTTTCCAGTGCAGCTGCTTTGTTCCTGCGGTATAGGTGTACCCTTGCCTTCATGGCAATGGCGGCATAGTAGTTCATACGCAGGGTACGGAAGCGCCAGAACTGAGAACCGCCATCCGGGTTCCCGGAGAACATGGGGCCGCCTGTTATGATGGGGTCTTTGCGCAGATACAATTCAGCGGAATCAAGGTCTTTCAGTACTTTATCTATCACTATATTGGCGGGCAATAATTCCTGGAATTTAGAGGTGAAATCGTCTACATAAGGAATGCTTTTTTTGAGTGAATCCACTGCGTAAATGGGGCCAAAGAGACGTAATATATCAAAATGGAGGAAAGCACGGAGGGCAAAGGATTCGCCTTTTACATTACTATAGTTGTCTGCATTGCTGAAGATATGTTTATGGTCATCGATCACAGCGAGGATCTTATTCACATTGGCAATCCTTGTATAGTTGCCGCGCCAGGCCATCGCGATCCTGGCTTTGGCAGAGTCATGCGTGAAGTTGTAGTTATTGATGGCCTGGAGCCTGTGATCTGATAAGATGTTGTATTGCTGCCCCAATACCTCTATCATTTCCATGCTCATCTGGCCGCCATAAGTATCTTTCAGGTTCATGTCCAGGTAAACGGAATTCAATGCATTGTAGAAACCCTGTTCGGTATCAAATAGTTTCTGTTCGGATACCTTATCCCGCGGTTGCACACTCAGCCATTTTTTGCAGGAGGTGGCGGAGAACAATGCTGCCAGCAGGATGGTATAAAGAAGATGTTTTTTCATTTTTTTTAGATTGTTGATTAGAACCCTACAGATAAGGAGAAAGACAGCATATTCGCGAACGGGTAATCAATACCTCTTTCCCGTTTGATGGAGGAAATGCGGAAGATGTCGTTCATATAACCAGTGATCTTTACATAAGAGAGGTGCCATTTTTGTACAAGGCGGTTAGGAAATTCATAACCCAGATTGATGGATTCGCCGGCAAAGGTATTTTCTTCCTGCACAAAACGGGAGCTGATGTTTGTCTGGTCCAGCAGGCTGATACTTTTGAAGCGGGCACGGTCTCCTGCTTTTTTCCAGCGGTCATACAAAGCGCGTTTATCCTGGTTTATCTTCAATCCTTCCATATTAATATTCTCTACTTTATTGTATAAGGCGGTATTGAACTCGTCTCCCCCCATCCGGTAACGGATATAACCGCCGAGGTTGAATCCTTTGTAATAAAGCGTTGTGCCTAACACGCCATCCAGATCAGGACGGGAATCTCCTACCACTACTTCGTCTGCATAATCATATTGAAAGGTGAGTGTGCCATCTTTTTTCACAAACACTTCTCTTCCGCTACCGGGATCGATGCCCTGTGATCTGACGGCCCATAAAGCAGTAGGACTGCCCATATCATAATACCGGTCCAGGTTTTTGGATTGATTTAATTTGTTCATCACATCCAGTTTGTTGCCGATGTTTTCATAATGTGCCCTTTCCTGCTTACCGCTTACACTGATGCTCCAGTTGATGCCCTGTTTGGGTAAATAGATGGGAGAGAAGGATACGATGAAGTTGAAACCCTTGCTGTTTTGTGCGCCGATGTTAGTAGTATAGATGGAAGAGCCTACAGATGCAGGGAGGCTGATCACGGCCACCAACGGGTCAGCATTCTGCAATACATAATCGAAATTGAAACGTAAACGTTCTTTTACCACACCGTCTATGCCGATGGTTTTCTTGATCGTTTTTTGCCAGTCCAGGTCCGGGTTTCCAAAGGAAGCAATGTTGGCACCTATTCCAAAATAGTTCTGATTGGCGGTATTGTAATTGAAGGTGGTGAAAGACTGGTAGGCGATGCCGTTTTCATTACCCGGGTTACCAATGCTGGCCCTGAGTTTAAGCAGGTTGAAAACATCTTTGCTGAAGAAGTCTTCTTCGTGCAGATTCCAGGCAACACCTAATGACCAGGTATTGGTGAAGAGTTTATTCACGCCGTAATTGGAAGCTCCATCCAGGCGGTAACTGTAGTCCAGCAGAAAACGGTTATCGTAGCTGTAACCACCCTGCAGGAAAAAACTGGTGCTGCGTGCGGTGGCTTCGTTGGAAATAGGTTTGCTGTTGGGAGAATAGGAAGCGGCGAATGCGGGCGAGGTGATGTAATCCGGGAAGCCTACGGCGGAATAACCTTTCCCCGTTTTCTGATCATCACTGAAAGACCAGCCTGCCACCGCGTTCACCAGGTGTTTTTCTGCGAATACACGACCAAAAGTAAAACTTAGATCCCCATCCAGGC includes:
- a CDS encoding RagB/SusD family nutrient uptake outer membrane protein yields the protein MKKHLLYTILLAALFSATSCKKWLSVQPRDKVSEQKLFDTEQGFYNALNSVYLDMNLKDTYGGQMSMEMIEVLGQQYNILSDHRLQAINNYNFTHDSAKARIAMAWRGNYTRIANVNKILAVIDDHKHIFSNADNYSNVKGESFALRAFLHFDILRLFGPIYAVDSLKKSIPYVDDFTSKFQELLPANIVIDKVLKDLDSAELYLRKDPIITGGPMFSGNPDGGSQFWRFRTLRMNYYAAIAMKARVHLYRRNKAAALENAKTVIAAQEGRFPWINKDYILTNKINPNRIFHTEILFGLHDIKLADKQKNYFDPVLEARNILAPLPARLTATYENNNTADYRNNVAIWAIPGNGIKDYRCFFKFSDIEHKDSLYRNIIPLIRISEMYYIAAETETDKTLAFGYLNTVRKNRGLLDVPLTAVIATEIRNEYKREFYGEGQLFFYYKRLNTTSIPSGNSSTANVAMTAGKYCPPLPDDEIRYRD